A genome region from Sporocytophaga myxococcoides DSM 11118 includes the following:
- a CDS encoding alpha/beta family hydrolase: MKTRSLSLAVSPEIGKVSAELITPDNPICIMTLAHGAGAGMNHEFMVSISKSLAEKKIATLRFNFPFMENQKRRPDSPALAHKTIEVAIKKAHELFPSLPVFVSGKSFGGRMSSQYLATQPAADVKGIIFLGFPLHQPGKPSVERAEHLKSIVVPMLFLQGTKDTLASNELIEKVCASLHLATLITIEGANHAFKAGKQDLMPILTDSTTSWVDKQIIVRMYWTRKKCKSKRWCSR, translated from the coding sequence ATGAAAACGAGATCGCTATCATTGGCTGTTTCTCCAGAAATTGGAAAAGTTTCTGCGGAGCTGATTACTCCTGATAATCCAATCTGTATAATGACATTGGCGCATGGAGCAGGTGCTGGAATGAATCATGAATTCATGGTGTCGATTTCAAAATCACTTGCCGAAAAAAAAATTGCGACACTTCGATTCAATTTTCCATTTATGGAAAATCAAAAAAGAAGACCTGATTCTCCTGCTTTAGCTCACAAAACGATTGAAGTGGCGATAAAAAAAGCCCATGAATTATTCCCATCTCTTCCGGTGTTTGTTTCGGGCAAATCTTTTGGAGGAAGAATGAGTTCACAATATTTGGCAACGCAGCCGGCAGCTGATGTAAAAGGAATTATTTTTTTGGGATTTCCGCTTCATCAACCTGGAAAGCCTTCTGTAGAAAGAGCAGAACATCTAAAGAGTATAGTAGTACCAATGCTTTTTTTGCAGGGTACTAAAGATACATTGGCATCCAATGAACTGATAGAGAAAGTGTGCGCTTCCCTTCATTTAGCAACCCTCATAACAATTGAAGGAGCAAATCATGCATTCAAGGCAGGAAAACAAGATCTCATGCCCATACTTACAGATTCAACTACATCCTGGGTTGATAAGCAAATAATAGTTAGAATGTATTGGACAAGAAAGAAATGTAAATCTAAGAGATGGTGTAGCAGGTAG
- a CDS encoding LytR/AlgR family response regulator transcription factor, translated as MDKYTCVIIEDEPLALEKVKSFVEKVPFLQLSATFDNALTGLAYLNNNKTDVLFLDINMDELSGIELLESTKINSQVIITTAYQEYALKGYELKITDYLLKPFTFNRFLQAVNKAQENLTFRSSEPPLEFIFVKTENRLEKIMLNEIVYIEGMRDYRRIHTLNKKIMTLQNFSEFEKLIPSSLICRVHKSYMVALNKIESIERGRIKVADQLIPISDTYKETFYQHIQTGA; from the coding sequence ATGGATAAGTATACCTGTGTAATAATTGAAGATGAGCCCTTGGCTCTGGAGAAGGTAAAAAGCTTTGTAGAAAAAGTACCTTTTTTGCAGCTGAGTGCCACCTTCGACAATGCGCTCACGGGACTAGCCTATCTGAACAACAACAAGACAGATGTATTGTTTCTTGATATTAATATGGACGAGCTTTCCGGGATAGAGCTCCTTGAAAGTACAAAAATCAACAGCCAGGTTATTATTACAACTGCTTACCAGGAATATGCTTTGAAAGGATACGAATTGAAAATAACCGACTATCTTTTAAAGCCATTTACATTCAATCGCTTTTTACAGGCGGTGAACAAAGCTCAGGAGAACCTGACTTTTCGTAGCTCAGAACCTCCTCTGGAATTCATTTTTGTGAAAACCGAAAATCGTTTGGAAAAGATTATGCTGAATGAAATCGTATATATTGAAGGGATGAGAGATTATCGGAGAATTCATACGCTCAACAAGAAAATTATGACTCTTCAAAACTTCAGTGAATTCGAAAAGCTGATTCCTTCAAGCCTGATTTGTCGGGTGCATAAATCATATATGGTTGCCCTCAATAAAATAGAGTCTATAGAACGTGGCCGGATTAAAGTTGCCGACCAATTGATACCCATTTCTGACACCTATAAAGAAACTTTCTATCAGCACATCCAAACCGGAGCATAA
- a CDS encoding DUF4407 domain-containing protein, protein MSNLNQTEETPKILFSPLQNFFIFCSAADKNILQRCPASEHNKYASIGATVFFTGVLASLSGGYALYTVFDNIVLAIVLGLFWGSLVFNLDRFIVSTIKKSEGKYGQLKQVTPRLLLAIFLAIVISKPLELKIFEQEINEQMHYTGMKKTEEMDLLYEQKIKVKSEAIELLNAKTEERFQQREKYYADYKCECEGSCGTGAKGVGSECKRKQDKYIKSDKEYQELKAQNDSRISLINQEVQALKNDKVKFKEELKTNFAKGLMARLNALNELPLGPSLAIVLLLIAIEIAPIFAKLLSPFGPYDHLLKTIEYDYEIDEISSISLRNQKLNNHLTLIASMEQEKVGQEILNNKETLHLIELAHQELIKEQLDIWVEQEKIKLRQNALNDYKVNL, encoded by the coding sequence ATGAGCAACCTAAATCAAACAGAAGAAACACCAAAGATTCTCTTTAGTCCATTGCAAAATTTTTTTATATTTTGTTCGGCTGCAGACAAAAACATTCTTCAGCGTTGTCCTGCATCAGAGCATAATAAATATGCAAGCATCGGTGCAACTGTTTTTTTTACCGGAGTGCTGGCTTCTTTATCAGGTGGATATGCCTTGTATACGGTATTTGATAATATTGTTCTCGCTATTGTATTGGGTTTGTTCTGGGGTAGTCTTGTTTTTAACCTCGATAGATTTATTGTTTCTACCATTAAAAAAAGCGAGGGCAAATACGGGCAACTAAAACAAGTTACTCCCAGATTATTGCTGGCTATATTCCTGGCCATTGTCATTTCAAAACCGTTGGAGCTTAAAATTTTTGAGCAGGAGATAAATGAACAAATGCATTATACAGGAATGAAGAAAACCGAAGAAATGGATCTTTTGTATGAGCAAAAAATAAAAGTAAAGTCAGAAGCCATAGAATTATTGAATGCTAAGACGGAGGAACGTTTTCAACAAAGAGAAAAATATTATGCAGATTATAAGTGCGAATGCGAAGGATCTTGCGGTACCGGCGCTAAAGGCGTAGGTTCCGAATGCAAGCGCAAACAGGATAAATACATAAAATCTGACAAAGAATACCAGGAACTGAAAGCTCAGAATGATAGTCGTATCAGTTTAATTAATCAGGAAGTTCAGGCACTGAAAAATGACAAGGTAAAATTCAAGGAAGAACTGAAAACTAATTTTGCAAAAGGATTAATGGCGCGTCTGAATGCGCTGAATGAGCTGCCTTTAGGTCCGTCGCTGGCCATTGTTCTATTGTTAATTGCCATAGAAATTGCACCTATTTTTGCCAAATTATTGTCTCCCTTCGGACCATATGATCATCTCCTGAAAACCATTGAATATGATTATGAAATTGATGAAATTTCTTCTATTAGCTTAAGAAATCAAAAGCTCAACAACCACCTTACTCTGATTGCTAGTATGGAGCAGGAAAAGGTAGGCCAGGAAATTTTAAATAATAAAGAGACGCTTCATCTGATTGAGCTGGCGCACCAGGAATTGATAAAGGAACAACTGGATATATGGGTAGAGCAGGAAAAAATAAAGCTGAGACAAAACGCTTTAAATGATTATAAGGTTAATTTATAA
- a CDS encoding PAS domain-containing protein — MKLKYQLILLFLLIIIIISSTISLLFYHNQQLVLRSYIENHLRSISKTKKIRIQSIIKSRKELISYPASNPLIVNGLYNYLNDPSNENRFEISNVLNKYKQSIKSFKEGYVLSKDGQVVASTVPSVIGKNWSSYESFRVPASGRKFLDDLHYNKENELRIFLSSPIYFENRIIGVLIMSRSAEEILSLTNDYTGLGKTGETYLGKQYGDSIVFLNSLRFNKNAALKKSIPANDSSTSMGEIINAKRDTLIRCKDYNGNDVLAALNYFPETRWGMVTEFDYKEAMVPITILRNRLLLFNGIVITIAIVIAYFIGSSIVKPIEELTYTADKFAQCDFSQLSGIKSKSEIGNLAHSINVMAKSLQEKIAKSDTMFSTVFESVEQGIILLKVIRDSSEQIKDFEFVLVNRWAESLLGKSRTDLIGKRWAEEYPYVKDVGLFDLQVKVVETGESFNTDLYYGFQGLNVWYKNKVVKINDNELLATFDDITQQKESNIQMENLQSIFLQSETLGKIGSYEWNFLNKTLTLTPEISEVLCSIPIKNTENLALERHPLEEYIHPDDRDKANQAIRNAIFDRKPYNIEYAILCPKNIIKYVWSRGKVFYGNKGEPIKMIGTILDISEWKRSKLEIEKREILLSIAAEMANLGSYEFNIENGKNTWSENLYRIYGYEPDEFELTVENQLKIIHPDDKEYAKRLFNERIFKEDAFEYQFKFIRKDSTVGVSYGKARVIKNENNRVVKVTGFVQDITERVKMLEQLKNLNAKLESRVNERTKELSISIDNLKKLNDSLDKYAYIISHDLKAPLSVIEGLVPFIKEDCQSGPLSEEGIKMLDMVVRKVKDMKNIIEDVLKTAKKQKQIKEPINLLNLCQDVLTTLNPPSYFHIHISYTLPIVNYNRTSLKQIIQNLIGNAIKYMDKENPDIKIGSVEKDNYYQISVRDNGSGISEDKLLKIFEPFEVAHKKEKIESHGIGLSIVKEIVESNGGRVWVESELGKGSSFYFTIPK; from the coding sequence ATGAAGTTAAAGTATCAGTTAATTCTGTTATTTTTATTAATAATCATTATAATTTCTTCTACAATCAGCCTTCTGTTTTATCACAATCAACAGTTAGTCTTACGTTCCTACATTGAAAATCATTTAAGATCAATTTCCAAAACAAAAAAGATCAGGATACAATCCATTATTAAATCCAGGAAAGAGCTTATTAGTTATCCTGCCAGCAATCCACTCATAGTTAATGGCCTATATAATTATCTTAATGATCCGAGCAATGAGAATAGGTTTGAAATTTCTAATGTATTAAATAAATATAAGCAGTCCATTAAAAGTTTTAAAGAAGGTTATGTATTGTCCAAAGATGGTCAAGTTGTTGCTTCCACGGTTCCGTCAGTAATTGGAAAGAACTGGTCTTCTTATGAAAGCTTTAGAGTTCCTGCTTCGGGAAGAAAATTTTTGGATGACTTACATTATAACAAGGAAAATGAACTGCGTATATTTTTATCCTCCCCAATATATTTTGAGAATAGAATTATTGGAGTGTTGATAATGTCGAGAAGTGCTGAAGAAATCCTCTCTTTAACCAATGATTATACCGGCTTAGGGAAAACAGGTGAAACCTATCTGGGAAAGCAATATGGGGATTCAATTGTATTTCTCAATTCACTTCGCTTTAATAAAAATGCCGCATTAAAAAAATCTATTCCTGCTAATGATTCTTCCACCTCCATGGGAGAAATTATAAATGCAAAAAGAGATACTTTGATTCGTTGCAAGGACTACAATGGAAATGATGTACTTGCCGCATTAAACTATTTTCCGGAGACCAGATGGGGAATGGTAACTGAATTTGACTATAAGGAGGCAATGGTTCCGATTACTATATTGAGGAATCGTTTGCTCTTATTTAATGGGATTGTGATCACTATTGCCATAGTCATTGCCTATTTTATAGGAAGTTCGATCGTGAAACCTATTGAAGAACTTACCTACACTGCTGATAAATTTGCCCAATGCGATTTTTCTCAACTATCCGGAATAAAATCAAAAAGTGAGATTGGCAATTTGGCACATTCGATCAATGTGATGGCTAAAAGTCTTCAAGAGAAAATCGCAAAATCAGACACGATGTTTTCTACAGTATTTGAGTCGGTGGAGCAAGGAATTATATTATTAAAAGTAATAAGAGATTCTTCTGAGCAAATTAAAGATTTTGAATTTGTCCTTGTAAATCGATGGGCTGAAAGTTTACTTGGCAAGTCAAGAACAGATCTTATAGGAAAAAGATGGGCGGAAGAATATCCCTATGTAAAAGATGTAGGGCTATTCGATTTACAAGTAAAAGTAGTCGAAACCGGAGAGTCATTTAACACTGATTTATATTATGGATTCCAAGGCCTCAATGTATGGTATAAGAACAAAGTTGTAAAAATAAACGATAATGAACTGCTCGCTACATTTGATGACATTACTCAACAAAAGGAGTCTAATATTCAAATGGAAAATCTTCAGTCAATATTTCTTCAATCGGAGACCCTGGGTAAAATTGGCAGTTATGAATGGAATTTTCTGAACAAGACATTGACCTTAACTCCTGAAATCTCGGAAGTACTTTGTTCCATTCCCATCAAAAACACAGAAAATTTGGCATTGGAAAGACACCCCCTTGAGGAATATATTCATCCGGATGATAGAGATAAGGCTAACCAAGCTATCAGGAATGCAATTTTTGATCGGAAGCCTTACAATATAGAATATGCCATTTTATGTCCTAAGAATATCATTAAATATGTCTGGTCGAGAGGAAAGGTATTTTATGGCAATAAGGGAGAACCAATTAAAATGATAGGAACAATCCTTGATATTTCCGAATGGAAAAGAAGCAAACTTGAAATCGAGAAAAGAGAAATTCTTTTGAGCATAGCAGCTGAAATGGCTAATCTTGGGAGCTATGAATTCAATATTGAAAATGGAAAAAACACCTGGTCAGAAAATTTATACAGGATCTATGGTTACGAACCCGATGAATTCGAGCTTACAGTGGAGAATCAGTTGAAGATAATTCATCCTGATGATAAAGAATATGCTAAAAGATTATTTAACGAACGGATCTTTAAGGAGGATGCATTTGAATATCAGTTTAAGTTTATCAGAAAAGATTCCACAGTTGGAGTTAGTTATGGAAAAGCCAGGGTAATTAAGAATGAAAATAATCGAGTCGTAAAAGTCACCGGGTTTGTTCAGGACATCACAGAAAGAGTAAAGATGCTCGAACAATTAAAGAATCTCAATGCAAAACTTGAAAGCCGTGTAAATGAAAGGACTAAAGAATTGTCAATTAGCATTGATAATCTGAAAAAGTTGAATGATTCTCTGGATAAATATGCCTATATCATTTCTCATGATCTTAAAGCACCCCTTTCTGTCATTGAAGGATTAGTCCCTTTTATTAAGGAAGATTGTCAATCCGGACCTTTGAGTGAGGAAGGAATAAAAATGCTGGATATGGTTGTCAGAAAGGTAAAAGATATGAAAAACATCATTGAAGATGTTTTGAAGACGGCAAAAAAGCAAAAGCAGATCAAAGAACCTATCAATCTTTTGAACCTCTGCCAGGATGTCCTAACTACCTTAAATCCCCCTTCTTATTTTCATATTCATATTTCATATACTTTGCCTATAGTTAATTATAACAGGACATCTCTGAAGCAGATTATTCAGAATCTTATAGGGAATGCGATCAAATATATGGACAAAGAAAACCCGGATATTAAAATAGGGTCGGTTGAAAAGGATAACTATTATCAGATAAGTGTCCGTGATAATGGTTCAGGTATCTCAGAAGATAAATTGCTAAAAATATTTGAACCGTTTGAGGTTGCTCATAAAAAAGAAAAAATAGAGAGTCATGGTATCGGGCTTTCTATTGTAAAAGAGATTGTAGAGTCTAATGGGGGAAGAGTATGGGTAGAAAGCGAATTGGGAAAAGGTAGTAGTTTTTATTTTACTATACCCAAATAG
- a CDS encoding porin family protein → MNKNATKGIVLGLIFLSGKLFSQTTEVTPEKAQEAKSPQTSFHFILNIVGSNFNYGKSNRAIADYKKSVSGAQVGASFQAGITPRLSVVSEVYFVMKGGKLKSNNPLTTEEQTLRLYTIESPVLARIHFGKFHVNAGPSIAYNVAGKIKRDDSAEKLSFSNSNGGFKRLDAGVQVGGGYTFRIKQKQYVVDVRYSYGLTNISHDKEMYNRYLTLSLYGLKPWKRNPLAIN, encoded by the coding sequence ATGAATAAAAATGCAACAAAGGGAATAGTACTAGGTCTGATTTTCTTATCCGGAAAATTATTTAGTCAGACAACTGAAGTAACACCTGAAAAAGCCCAGGAGGCAAAGAGTCCCCAAACGTCTTTCCACTTTATATTAAATATCGTCGGTTCAAACTTCAACTATGGTAAGTCAAACAGAGCTATAGCAGATTACAAGAAATCTGTTTCAGGGGCACAGGTAGGTGCGTCATTTCAGGCAGGTATCACTCCGCGCTTGTCGGTCGTGTCGGAAGTTTACTTTGTAATGAAAGGCGGCAAACTGAAATCCAATAATCCTTTGACCACCGAGGAACAAACCCTGAGATTATACACCATTGAATCCCCGGTACTGGCGCGAATTCACTTTGGAAAATTCCATGTGAATGCAGGCCCTTCTATTGCCTACAATGTTGCGGGTAAAATAAAAAGAGATGATTCGGCCGAAAAACTATCTTTTAGCAATTCAAATGGAGGTTTTAAACGCCTGGATGCAGGTGTTCAGGTAGGTGGAGGATATACATTTCGTATAAAACAAAAGCAGTATGTCGTGGATGTGAGATATTCTTACGGATTAACTAATATCTCCCACGACAAAGAGATGTATAACAGATACCTCACCCTTAGTCTGTATGGTTTAAAACCGTGGAAAAGAAACCCGCTCGCAATAAACTAA
- a CDS encoding VOC family protein, with protein sequence MESTYIVPAQTRIGHVHLKVSDLRRSLEFYCDLLGFQVTTMYGKEAAFISAGGYHHHIGLNTWYSEGAPPAPINSAGLFHIAIIYPSRNDLAIIFERLLKADYPLTGASDHGVSEALYLNDPDRNGLELYWDRPKELWPQKADGSLDMYTRHLDLNDLLSEIIKAG encoded by the coding sequence ATGGAAAGCACCTACATCGTTCCGGCGCAGACACGAATAGGACATGTGCATTTAAAAGTTTCAGATTTGCGCCGATCACTTGAGTTTTATTGTGACCTATTAGGATTTCAGGTGACAACAATGTACGGAAAAGAAGCTGCATTCATCTCCGCCGGAGGTTATCATCATCATATAGGATTGAATACATGGTATAGCGAAGGTGCTCCACCTGCACCAATAAATTCTGCAGGGTTATTTCATATTGCAATAATTTATCCATCAAGAAATGACCTTGCTATTATATTCGAGAGACTTCTAAAAGCCGATTACCCTTTAACTGGCGCGAGTGATCATGGCGTATCAGAAGCCTTATATCTCAATGATCCTGATCGCAATGGCCTGGAACTATATTGGGATAGACCGAAAGAGCTATGGCCTCAAAAAGCAGATGGTTCGCTGGATATGTATACAAGGCATCTTGATCTGAATGATTTATTATCTGAAATTATAAAGGCAGGTTAA
- a CDS encoding sensor histidine kinase has product MKKTFVFLLHVGFWACYFLLVFIALALYYRSNHDISRVMNALNTILLFAFIPSVGSFYSYYFLLFAKYLQKKKIFQSIFIGILISLVVAILAYILLRFFIESGRIIDMDEGGKNGRSTAPQAILVMTTIGLLSGGVALVMKGFITWYNEIKLKEILREKNHEMEMMLIKKQFDPHLLFNTINNIDSLILRDAVLASDYLNKLSDIIRFVLYETRANEILLLKEIEYLEKYIALQKIRTANETYVYFSVTGNIGDRLIAPMIFIPFIENAFKHTTNKKMENAITIKINIDDESIRLTCENKYDSKSVLQISGGLGNELIKKRLSLIYPDKHTLEVNNDNELYRVNLIIQNG; this is encoded by the coding sequence GTGAAAAAAACATTCGTCTTTTTGCTTCATGTAGGCTTCTGGGCTTGCTATTTCCTGCTGGTATTTATCGCTTTGGCTTTATACTATAGAAGCAACCATGATATATCCCGTGTGATGAATGCTTTAAACACCATTTTGCTATTTGCATTTATTCCTTCTGTCGGATCCTTTTATTCTTATTATTTTCTTTTGTTTGCAAAATATCTTCAAAAGAAAAAGATATTTCAATCCATATTCATAGGAATACTTATTTCACTAGTAGTAGCCATCCTGGCATATATTTTACTGCGCTTTTTTATAGAATCAGGCCGAATAATTGATATGGATGAGGGAGGTAAAAATGGCAGATCTACTGCACCTCAGGCAATATTGGTGATGACCACTATCGGCTTGTTAAGCGGAGGGGTTGCACTCGTCATGAAGGGATTCATCACCTGGTATAATGAAATAAAGCTCAAGGAAATTTTGAGGGAAAAGAACCACGAAATGGAGATGATGCTGATAAAGAAGCAATTTGACCCTCATCTCTTGTTTAATACAATTAATAATATTGACTCATTAATTTTAAGAGATGCCGTTTTGGCTTCTGATTATTTAAATAAGCTATCGGATATCATTCGATTCGTACTTTACGAAACACGGGCAAATGAAATCCTGCTTTTGAAGGAAATTGAATATCTGGAAAAATATATCGCACTTCAAAAGATAAGGACTGCCAATGAGACCTATGTTTATTTTTCGGTAACAGGTAATATTGGTGACAGATTAATAGCCCCCATGATCTTTATTCCATTCATTGAGAATGCCTTCAAGCATACTACAAATAAGAAAATGGAAAATGCCATTACGATTAAGATTAATATTGATGATGAATCTATTCGTCTCACCTGCGAAAATAAATATGATTCAAAATCGGTTCTGCAAATATCAGGAGGATTGGGTAATGAACTTATTAAGAAAAGACTAAGTCTTATATATCCGGATAAGCATACGTTAGAGGTTAATAATGACAATGAGTTGTACCGAGTAAACCTGATTATTCAAAATGGATAA